The Exiguobacterium aurantiacum DSM 6208 genome includes a window with the following:
- a CDS encoding alpha-ketoacid dehydrogenase subunit beta: MKTFIEAINEAIHEEMERDENVFVLGEDVGVRGGVFRATQGLIEKYGEDRVIDAPLAESAIAGVGIGAAMYGMRPIAEMQFADFIMPAVNQIVSEAAKIRYRSNNDWTCPMVIRAPFGGGIHGALYHSQSVEGMFNSTPGLKVVIPSDPVDAKGLLKAAIRSNDPVLFFEHKRAYRLLKADLPTDDYTVEIGKAAVKREGDDITIITYGLCVHMAQEAAKALDSEGISTHVLDLRTVYPLDQDGIIEAVKKTGKVLLVTEDNKEGSIIGEVAAIIAEKALFELDAPVERLAGPDVPSMPYAPPMEKFFIVSPEKIAERARQLAAF; this comes from the coding sequence ATGAAAACGTTTATTGAAGCGATCAACGAAGCGATTCATGAAGAGATGGAGCGGGACGAGAACGTCTTCGTCCTCGGCGAAGACGTCGGGGTCCGTGGCGGCGTGTTCCGGGCGACACAAGGATTGATCGAAAAGTACGGTGAAGACCGCGTCATCGACGCTCCGCTTGCGGAGAGTGCGATCGCGGGTGTCGGCATCGGGGCCGCCATGTATGGGATGCGTCCGATCGCTGAGATGCAATTCGCGGACTTCATCATGCCGGCCGTCAACCAAATCGTCTCGGAAGCGGCGAAAATTCGTTACCGCTCGAACAACGACTGGACGTGCCCGATGGTCATCCGAGCCCCGTTCGGCGGTGGCATTCACGGTGCCCTCTATCACTCGCAGTCCGTCGAAGGAATGTTCAACTCGACACCGGGACTGAAAGTCGTCATCCCATCCGACCCGGTCGACGCGAAAGGGTTGCTCAAGGCGGCGATTCGGTCGAACGACCCGGTCCTCTTCTTCGAGCACAAGCGGGCGTACCGACTTTTAAAAGCAGACTTGCCTACAGACGACTATACGGTCGAAATCGGTAAAGCAGCCGTCAAACGTGAAGGCGACGACATCACGATCATCACGTATGGCCTTTGTGTCCACATGGCACAAGAAGCGGCGAAGGCGCTCGATTCTGAAGGGATCAGCACACATGTCCTCGACTTACGGACCGTCTATCCGCTCGACCAGGACGGGATTATCGAAGCGGTCAAGAAGACGGGGAAAGTGCTCCTCGTCACCGAGGACAACAAAGAAGGAAGCATCATCGGGGAAGTCGCGGCCATTATCGCCGAAAAGGCGTTGTTCGAACTCGACGCGCCGGTCGAGCGGCTGGCAGGTCCGGACGTGCCGTCGATGCCTTATGCGCCGCCGATGGAGAAGTTCTTCATCGTCTCGCCTGAAAAAATCGCGGAGCGGGCACGTCAGCTCGCTGCGTTCTGA
- a CDS encoding dihydrolipoamide acetyltransferase family protein, whose protein sequence is MEQTIKMPQLGESVTEGTITTFLVKPGDRVEEYEPLAEVMTDKVTAEIPATSAGVVKEILIGEGDTVAVGTPVLVMEVAGAEKETPQVESEETVQEPVAEAVSAAAASTPRKQSGNGRFSPAVIRLANENDIDLNDLDGSGLGGRITRKDVLRYLSEGRPVKPEAAMQAPVQETMTQVKLDVPTEAEKPAVAPVTAPTPSEPSSDRVELIPTAGVRQAIANNMVRSKHEAPHAWLMIEVDVTNLVETRAKLKDEFFNQEGVKLTFMPFFMKAAVEALKKHPMMNSEWAGDHIKVHKDIHLSVAVAANDALFVPVIQHADEKNIKGLAVALQDVASRARANRLTASEMRGGTFTINNTGAFGSIQSAPILNYPQAAILSVESIIKRPVWVNGMFAARDIVNLCMSVDHRVLDGLVAGQFLQSIKQSLEAIDPNTYTLY, encoded by the coding sequence ATGGAACAGACGATTAAAATGCCTCAGCTCGGTGAAAGTGTGACCGAAGGGACGATCACGACGTTTCTCGTCAAGCCGGGTGACCGGGTCGAGGAATATGAACCGCTCGCGGAAGTCATGACGGACAAAGTGACAGCCGAGATTCCGGCGACAAGTGCCGGTGTCGTCAAAGAAATCCTCATCGGGGAAGGTGATACGGTCGCAGTCGGAACACCTGTCTTGGTCATGGAAGTCGCGGGGGCCGAGAAAGAAACACCTCAAGTCGAGTCCGAAGAGACGGTGCAAGAACCGGTCGCGGAAGCCGTTTCGGCTGCGGCAGCATCAACGCCGCGCAAACAGAGCGGTAACGGGCGTTTCTCGCCGGCGGTCATCCGTCTGGCGAACGAGAACGATATCGATTTGAATGACCTCGACGGCTCGGGCCTTGGGGGCCGTATCACTCGGAAGGACGTCCTCCGCTACTTGTCGGAAGGTCGCCCGGTCAAACCGGAAGCGGCGATGCAAGCACCGGTCCAAGAGACGATGACGCAAGTGAAACTCGATGTGCCAACGGAAGCGGAGAAGCCGGCCGTCGCGCCAGTGACCGCTCCGACACCGAGTGAACCATCATCAGACCGGGTCGAGCTGATTCCGACGGCTGGAGTCCGTCAAGCGATCGCGAACAACATGGTCCGCTCGAAACATGAAGCCCCGCATGCGTGGCTCATGATCGAGGTCGATGTGACGAATCTCGTGGAGACGCGTGCCAAGCTCAAAGATGAGTTCTTTAATCAGGAAGGCGTCAAGTTGACGTTCATGCCGTTCTTCATGAAGGCGGCCGTCGAAGCTTTGAAAAAGCATCCGATGATGAACTCGGAATGGGCCGGCGACCACATCAAAGTGCATAAAGATATTCACTTGTCGGTCGCCGTGGCGGCGAACGACGCGCTTTTCGTGCCGGTCATCCAACACGCCGACGAGAAGAACATCAAAGGGCTTGCTGTCGCGCTTCAAGACGTCGCATCGCGGGCCCGTGCCAACCGTCTGACGGCGAGCGAGATGCGAGGCGGTACGTTTACGATCAACAACACAGGCGCGTTCGGTTCGATTCAATCGGCGCCGATCTTGAACTATCCACAAGCTGCGATTTTATCGGTTGAATCGATCATCAAACGCCCGGTATGGGTGAACGGGATGTTCGCGGCGCGCGATATCGTCAACTTGTGTATGTCGGTCGACCACCGCGTCCTCGACGGTCTCGTCGCCGGTCAGTTCTTGCAGTCGATCAAGCAATCGCTCGAAGCGATCGACCCGAACACGTACACACTGTACTGA
- a CDS encoding sporulation protein gives MFKKLLSSIGVGAATVDTRLADSHCEPGGTLEGVVHVKGGSVEQSVDRIYIFFNTLYKHEVNDKATYSTFTIEKISLNEAPFLIGPNEVKEIPFTIAVPFNTPLSVSQSKSWIETGLDIAQAVDPKDEDAIVVKPNATQQVVLDALDAIGFRLKKADTEMLPARHRSGRLPIAQELEYSPNGTRFGRKLDEIEVVLLQDEATLDLLIQVDKSVHNLGSLFADLTGTDESTHRLSYAYDELKVDLVRRDVESLIERSI, from the coding sequence ATGTTCAAAAAACTACTCTCATCGATCGGGGTCGGCGCCGCGACGGTCGATACACGACTCGCCGACAGCCACTGTGAACCAGGCGGCACTTTAGAAGGTGTCGTCCACGTCAAAGGCGGCAGCGTCGAGCAATCGGTCGACCGGATCTACATCTTCTTCAACACACTATATAAACATGAAGTGAACGATAAGGCGACGTACTCGACGTTCACAATCGAGAAGATTTCATTGAACGAGGCCCCGTTCTTGATCGGTCCCAATGAAGTGAAGGAAATCCCTTTCACGATCGCCGTCCCGTTCAACACCCCACTTTCGGTCAGCCAATCGAAGTCATGGATCGAGACCGGACTCGACATCGCCCAGGCCGTCGACCCGAAAGATGAGGATGCGATCGTCGTCAAACCAAACGCGACACAACAAGTCGTTCTCGATGCGCTAGACGCCATCGGCTTCCGCTTGAAAAAGGCCGACACCGAGATGTTGCCGGCACGTCACCGTTCAGGCCGTCTGCCGATCGCCCAAGAGCTTGAATATTCACCGAACGGCACACGGTTCGGTCGCAAACTCGACGAGATTGAGGTCGTATTGCTCCAGGATGAGGCAACACTCGACTTGTTGATTCAAGTCGACAAGAGCGTCCACAACCTCGGCAGCCTGTTCGCAGATTTGACGGGTACAGATGAATCGACGCACCGGCTCAGCTATGCGTATGACGAGCTCAAAGTCGACCTCGTCCGCCGCGACGTCGAGTCGTTGATTGAACGCTCCATTTGA
- a CDS encoding class I SAM-dependent methyltransferase → MDYTQLLARLKEVVDHEQLVTATISQPRQKSSDLRRVKLKPVLLREAYHIQFEYQYERVMKHKNLPADEAAAEIESLLETFRQGQFQLKSSDLQFQLSKKFKVVYKERQTAAKQVKLTHNREKQYVLPLDEPVPFLIRLGVQSEDGKVKRQKYDKFKQINRFLEFIEDSIKHLPTDRTIRILDFGSGKSYLTFALYHFLHEMKGYDVHITGLDLKKEVIEECAGIARDLGYERLEFLVGDINEYEGESAVDMVVTLHACDVATDMALARAVRWGAKVILSVPCCQKELNRQLDAAPLDVMLQHGLIKERFASLATDSIRAELLGFVGYEAQLLEFIDMEHTPKNILIRAYLTNREATAEERARYMAFKSLLGADPFLERELSDRLVFTAREDVK, encoded by the coding sequence GTGGACTATACACAATTACTGGCCCGACTGAAGGAAGTCGTCGACCATGAACAACTCGTCACGGCGACAATCAGCCAGCCGCGTCAAAAATCAAGCGATCTCCGGCGCGTCAAGCTGAAACCGGTCTTATTGAGAGAAGCGTACCATATACAGTTTGAGTACCAATATGAGCGGGTGATGAAACATAAAAATTTGCCGGCGGACGAAGCGGCCGCTGAGATCGAATCGTTGCTCGAGACGTTCCGTCAAGGACAGTTCCAGTTGAAGTCGTCCGATCTTCAGTTTCAGCTGTCGAAGAAGTTCAAAGTGGTGTATAAAGAACGACAGACGGCGGCCAAACAAGTAAAGCTGACGCACAACCGCGAGAAACAGTACGTCTTGCCGCTCGACGAACCTGTTCCGTTCTTGATTCGTCTCGGTGTCCAGTCCGAGGATGGGAAAGTGAAGCGTCAAAAATATGACAAGTTCAAGCAGATCAATCGCTTCCTCGAGTTCATCGAGGACTCGATCAAGCATCTACCGACAGACCGGACGATTCGCATCCTCGACTTTGGCTCGGGGAAATCGTACCTCACGTTCGCCCTCTATCATTTCTTGCATGAGATGAAAGGATACGACGTCCACATCACCGGGCTCGACTTGAAGAAGGAAGTCATCGAAGAGTGTGCCGGCATCGCCCGTGATTTAGGATACGAGCGGCTCGAGTTTCTCGTCGGCGACATTAACGAGTATGAAGGCGAGTCAGCGGTCGATATGGTCGTCACGCTCCACGCCTGTGACGTTGCGACCGACATGGCGCTCGCCCGGGCCGTCCGGTGGGGGGCGAAAGTCATCTTGAGTGTGCCGTGCTGCCAAAAAGAGTTGAACCGTCAGCTCGACGCCGCACCTCTTGATGTCATGTTGCAGCACGGTCTCATTAAAGAACGGTTCGCCTCACTCGCGACCGATTCGATTCGGGCCGAACTGCTCGGCTTCGTCGGCTATGAAGCGCAATTGCTCGAGTTCATCGATATGGAACACACGCCGAAAAATATATTGATTCGGGCATATTTGACGAATCGGGAAGCGACTGCAGAAGAACGTGCCCGTTACATGGCGTTCAAATCGCTGCTCGGCGCCGACCCGTTCCTCGAGCGTGAATTGAGCGATAGACTTGTTTTCACCGCACGAGAAGACGTAAAATAA
- a CDS encoding BrxA/BrxB family bacilliredoxin, whose amino-acid sequence MDFQLYFQDVVEQARNEVRAAGYTELTTPEEVDAALKQEGKTLVLVNSVCGCAGGIARPAAAYVNKMEGTKPDHFVTVFAGQDREATDRAREYFEGYAPSSPSIALLEDGNIVTMVERSTIESSTAEELVDQLQTLFDIYYA is encoded by the coding sequence ATGGATTTTCAATTATACTTCCAAGATGTAGTCGAACAAGCACGGAATGAGGTTCGTGCCGCTGGATATACAGAATTGACGACGCCTGAAGAAGTCGACGCCGCCCTCAAACAAGAAGGCAAGACGCTCGTCCTCGTCAACTCGGTATGTGGTTGTGCCGGGGGGATCGCTCGTCCGGCAGCAGCTTATGTCAACAAGATGGAAGGGACGAAACCGGATCACTTCGTCACCGTCTTCGCTGGACAAGACCGCGAAGCGACGGACCGGGCCCGTGAATACTTTGAAGGATACGCACCGTCATCGCCTTCGATCGCCTTGCTCGAAGACGGCAATATCGTCACGATGGTCGAACGGAGCACAATCGAGTCATCGACGGCCGAAGAGCTCGTCGATCAGTTACAGACGTTGTTCGACATTTACTACGCATAA
- a CDS encoding DUF952 domain-containing protein, giving the protein MEPVIKIMSEAEYTIALSRGEINEPSLQTEGYVRCCTPQQIGKFVRRHYRDERVVLVSFHVARLGSLLHYEFDEDGERYPHVYSAIPITSVKRVQPYGSRDNGTVTYFAYERM; this is encoded by the coding sequence ATGGAACCAGTCATCAAAATCATGAGCGAGGCGGAATATACGATCGCCTTGTCACGCGGCGAGATCAATGAGCCGTCGCTTCAGACAGAAGGATACGTCCGCTGTTGCACCCCGCAACAAATCGGCAAGTTCGTGCGACGCCACTATCGAGACGAACGGGTCGTCCTCGTGTCGTTCCATGTCGCTCGTCTCGGAAGCCTTCTCCATTACGAGTTCGATGAGGACGGCGAACGTTACCCGCACGTCTACAGCGCCATCCCCATCACGTCGGTCAAACGGGTCCAACCGTACGGATCGCGCGATAACGGTACGGTCACTTATTTCGCTTACGAGCGGATGTGA
- a CDS encoding transporter substrate-binding domain-containing protein, whose product MKKGFLALCIAGLAAFSAACGADVNEGGSSSSGSEDDKVIVMGTSADYFPYEFVDTANGDEIVGFDIDIAKQVAENMGYELKIEDMDFGSLLGALNAGRVDFVMAGMTPTEERKENADFSDIYFTAKNLILSKGDAIQSLEDLNGKQVGVQLGSIQEGIAKDQIDGAEIVALNKIPEIIQEIKTGRIDAMVIEDTVAKKYLDQDSELSTFEIVDEEEAGSAAAFRKDDELRNQFNEELNKLIESGEIEKLAQKWFEEEAAPAE is encoded by the coding sequence ATGAAAAAAGGTTTTCTAGCATTATGTATCGCGGGCCTCGCCGCCTTCTCGGCCGCATGCGGCGCCGACGTCAACGAAGGAGGATCTTCTTCTTCAGGGAGTGAAGACGATAAAGTCATCGTCATGGGGACGAGCGCGGACTACTTCCCGTATGAGTTCGTCGATACGGCGAACGGGGATGAGATCGTCGGATTTGATATCGACATCGCCAAGCAAGTCGCTGAAAACATGGGATATGAATTAAAGATTGAAGATATGGACTTCGGAAGCCTCCTCGGGGCGTTGAACGCCGGCCGCGTCGACTTCGTCATGGCCGGGATGACACCGACGGAAGAACGGAAAGAAAACGCCGACTTCTCGGACATCTACTTCACTGCGAAAAACTTGATTTTGTCAAAAGGGGACGCCATCCAGTCGCTTGAAGACTTGAACGGCAAGCAAGTCGGTGTCCAGCTCGGTTCGATTCAAGAAGGGATCGCCAAAGACCAAATCGATGGCGCTGAAATCGTCGCCTTGAACAAAATTCCAGAGATCATTCAAGAAATCAAGACGGGCCGCATCGATGCGATGGTCATCGAAGATACGGTCGCGAAAAAATATCTCGACCAAGACAGTGAACTTTCGACATTCGAAATCGTTGATGAGGAAGAAGCCGGCTCGGCCGCAGCCTTCCGTAAAGACGATGAGCTCCGCAATCAATTCAACGAAGAGTTGAACAAGTTGATTGAGAGCGGCGAAATCGAGAAGTTAGCTCAAAAATGGTTCGAAGAAGAAGCCGCACCGGCGGAATAA
- a CDS encoding amino acid ABC transporter permease — translation MEFSRIYDSIPYILEGIPVMFQVVLVSALFGITLGIVIATFKIIPNRFVNFIGHAYTAVFRGTPLILQLAIIHFGLPQLTGFITTPYQSAVIAFSLNSAAYISEIIRAGIQAVDKGQWEASDALGVPYVKQLRSIILPQAFKNILPALVNEMITLTKESALVSTVGVLDIMRRAQIVGGQKAIYFEPLLFAGVIYFTIVMVLTYFGQRLEKRLRKSDGR, via the coding sequence ATGGAGTTTAGTCGGATTTATGATTCTATCCCTTATATTCTCGAAGGGATCCCGGTCATGTTTCAAGTCGTGCTCGTCTCGGCATTGTTCGGGATCACGCTCGGGATCGTCATCGCCACGTTCAAAATCATCCCGAACCGGTTCGTCAACTTTATCGGTCACGCCTATACGGCCGTATTCCGGGGTACGCCGCTCATTTTGCAGCTCGCCATCATTCACTTCGGCTTGCCGCAACTGACAGGTTTCATCACGACGCCGTATCAATCGGCGGTCATCGCTTTCTCACTCAACTCGGCAGCGTATATCTCAGAGATTATCCGGGCCGGGATTCAAGCGGTCGACAAAGGACAGTGGGAAGCGTCCGACGCACTCGGTGTCCCATATGTCAAACAACTGCGGTCGATCATCTTGCCGCAGGCGTTCAAAAATATTCTCCCGGCACTCGTCAACGAGATGATCACGCTCACGAAAGAGTCGGCGCTCGTTTCCACGGTCGGCGTGCTGGATATTATGCGCCGGGCTCAAATCGTCGGCGGGCAAAAGGCGATCTACTTCGAACCGCTCCTGTTCGCGGGTGTGATATACTTTACGATAGTAATGGTGTTGACATACTTTGGTCAGCGTCTTGAAAAACGGCTTAGAAAGAGTGATGGCAGATGA
- a CDS encoding amino acid ABC transporter ATP-binding protein, producing the protein MIQVNDLYKQFGELEVLKGITTTIERGEVVAVIGPSGSGKSTFLRCLNMLEVPTGGTVTVDGYELTKKGANVSKARQQIGMVFQQFNLFPHMSVLDNLTYAPINVLKISKTEAVERAKKLLERVGLSEKINAYPSQLSGGQKQRVAIARALAMEPNVMLFDEPTSALDPEMVNEVLDVMKGLADTGMTMVVVTHEMGFAREVADRVLFLDEGILMEEGKPADLLLNPQTDRAKRFLEKVL; encoded by the coding sequence ATGATACAAGTTAACGATTTATACAAGCAGTTCGGTGAATTAGAAGTGTTGAAAGGAATTACGACGACGATCGAGCGCGGGGAGGTCGTCGCTGTCATCGGGCCTTCGGGTTCAGGCAAATCGACGTTCCTTCGTTGCCTCAATATGCTCGAAGTTCCGACGGGCGGTACGGTGACCGTCGACGGTTACGAATTAACGAAAAAAGGAGCGAACGTCTCAAAAGCCCGTCAACAGATCGGGATGGTGTTCCAACAGTTCAATTTGTTCCCGCACATGAGCGTACTCGATAACTTGACGTACGCCCCGATCAACGTGTTGAAAATCAGTAAGACTGAAGCAGTCGAACGGGCGAAGAAGTTGCTCGAACGGGTCGGTTTGTCTGAAAAGATCAACGCCTATCCAAGTCAACTGTCGGGCGGGCAAAAACAGCGTGTCGCCATCGCCCGGGCCCTCGCCATGGAACCGAACGTCATGTTGTTCGACGAACCGACGTCAGCGCTCGACCCTGAGATGGTCAATGAAGTACTCGACGTCATGAAAGGGCTCGCTGATACAGGGATGACGATGGTCGTCGTCACGCACGAGATGGGCTTTGCCCGTGAAGTGGCCGACCGCGTCCTGTTCCTCGACGAAGGCATTTTGATGGAAGAAGGCAAGCCGGCCGACCTGCTCCTCAACCCGCAGACCGACCGTGCGAAACGATTCTTAGAAAAAGTGTTGTGA
- a CDS encoding metal-dependent hydrolase — translation MKITYYGHATVQLDIDGTSVLIDPFLTSNPHTDVDPATVKADYILLTHAHFDHIEDVELIAKTTGATIVATHELATYYEKKGYSVHGMNIGGGHSFPFGRVTMTQAFHSSSLDMGDVPVYMGMPGGFIVETNALTVYHAGDTALFSDMKLYGERFEIDVAFLPIGDNFTMGPADALDAAHWLQAKRVVPIHFDTFPPIKQDARAFCDQLHQRGLLIEPNSTIEI, via the coding sequence ATGAAGATCACGTATTATGGTCATGCGACAGTCCAACTAGACATCGACGGGACGAGCGTCTTGATCGATCCGTTTTTGACGAGCAATCCGCATACGGACGTCGATCCGGCGACGGTGAAAGCGGACTACATCTTGTTGACGCACGCCCATTTCGACCATATCGAAGACGTCGAGCTGATCGCGAAGACGACCGGGGCGACGATCGTGGCCACCCATGAGCTCGCGACCTACTATGAGAAAAAAGGTTATTCGGTCCACGGCATGAACATCGGGGGCGGGCATTCCTTCCCGTTCGGCCGTGTGACGATGACACAGGCGTTTCATAGTTCGAGTCTCGACATGGGAGACGTCCCCGTTTATATGGGCATGCCGGGCGGTTTCATCGTCGAGACGAACGCGCTCACCGTCTATCATGCTGGAGACACGGCGCTGTTCTCGGACATGAAGTTATACGGAGAACGATTTGAAATTGATGTCGCTTTCCTCCCGATCGGTGACAATTTCACGATGGGACCGGCAGATGCGCTAGATGCCGCCCATTGGCTACAGGCGAAACGTGTCGTCCCAATCCATTTCGATACGTTCCCGCCGATCAAGCAAGACGCACGTGCGTTTTGTGATCAACTACATCAACGCGGGCTGCTGATCGAACCGAACAGCACGATTGAGATTTGA
- a CDS encoding HD domain-containing protein, with translation MSKEAVAATERYVGSLHADDRTGHDVAHLERVRRLAETLAEREAVDPLVVTLSALLHDVEDAKLGRPSGLVERHLETLDISALQRRHVMTVVSETSFSKGCDPSSLESAIIQDADRLDAIGAIGIARTFQFAGSRGTALYGDASALAHFDEKLLKLADRMHTPRAKQIAAKRHAFLVSFHDRFKAEWTGEDI, from the coding sequence ATGTCAAAAGAAGCCGTCGCGGCGACCGAACGTTACGTCGGGTCGCTCCACGCTGACGATCGCACCGGCCATGATGTCGCGCACCTTGAACGCGTGCGGCGGCTCGCGGAGACACTTGCCGAAAGGGAAGCGGTCGACCCGCTCGTCGTGACGCTGTCTGCCCTTCTCCACGATGTGGAAGATGCGAAACTCGGGCGTCCGTCCGGTCTCGTCGAGCGTCATCTCGAGACGCTCGACATCTCCGCTTTGCAACGGCGGCACGTGATGACCGTCGTTTCTGAGACGTCGTTCTCGAAAGGGTGCGACCCGTCTTCGTTAGAAAGTGCCATCATCCAAGATGCGGACCGGCTCGACGCGATCGGGGCGATCGGCATCGCCCGCACATTTCAGTTTGCGGGTTCGCGCGGCACCGCTCTGTATGGGGACGCGAGCGCGCTCGCTCACTTCGATGAGAAGTTGCTCAAACTGGCGGACAGGATGCATACGCCCCGGGCGAAGCAAATCGCGGCCAAACGCCACGCTTTCCTCGTCTCGTTCCACGACCGGTTCAAGGCGGAATGGACGGGCGAAGACATATGA
- the fadH gene encoding 2,4-dienoyl-CoA reductase produces the protein MYMKTIWITGGSSGMGKAMALKFKQEGWNVAISGRNTERLEETMRELDAIEAGRAMSVQHDVRDYDGCAQALETISSAYGPVHALVNNAAGNFVCPTLDLTPNGWTSVIDIVLNGTFNCTHALGKHWETEQVRGGSILNMVASYAWQAGPGVAPSAAAKAGVLNLTRTLAVEWGYQFGARVNAISPGPIERTGGAEKLAVHVKEVERIRRNVPIGRFGTPEEIADLAYWMLSDEMRYLNGECISLDGGHWLNKHPF, from the coding sequence ATTTACATGAAGACGATTTGGATCACAGGCGGCTCATCCGGGATGGGGAAAGCGATGGCCCTCAAATTTAAACAAGAAGGCTGGAACGTCGCCATCAGTGGACGGAACACGGAACGGCTCGAAGAAACGATGCGTGAGTTGGACGCGATCGAAGCCGGACGCGCGATGAGCGTCCAGCATGACGTCCGTGACTATGACGGTTGCGCCCAAGCGCTAGAGACTATCTCGTCCGCTTACGGGCCGGTGCATGCGCTCGTCAATAACGCGGCCGGTAATTTCGTCTGTCCGACGCTCGACTTGACACCGAACGGTTGGACGAGTGTCATCGATATCGTCTTGAACGGCACGTTCAACTGTACGCACGCGCTCGGGAAACATTGGGAAACCGAACAAGTACGCGGCGGTTCGATCTTGAACATGGTCGCTTCGTACGCCTGGCAAGCCGGTCCGGGCGTCGCCCCTAGCGCGGCGGCGAAAGCGGGCGTCCTCAACTTGACGCGGACGCTCGCCGTCGAATGGGGCTATCAGTTCGGAGCACGTGTCAACGCGATCAGTCCCGGGCCGATTGAACGGACGGGCGGCGCCGAAAAACTCGCGGTCCACGTGAAAGAAGTCGAACGGATTCGCCGCAACGTGCCGATCGGACGGTTCGGGACACCAGAAGAGATCGCCGACTTGGCGTACTGGATGCTATCGGATGAGATGCGTTATTTAAACGGGGAATGCATCTCCCTCGACGGCGGGCATTGGCTCAATAAGCATCCGTTTTAA
- a CDS encoding N-acetylglucosaminidase, whose protein sequence is MTTKKNKRLLPSLLIVLIAVLGFLWLEQHSSGTYTVETFRDGQTETRQFESLAEARAYMERGEHRALIGPDGEVIDFTGAGIAVTPTDSITYLFKDEALSERQSYVAGGTRLRLLERGHDHLRVNISGAVVFVPLANMTLYPDALVKKRGFYEVRDGDVYHTVEANDNLAGTFLVGPADEERSDRFYTENVRDVFASPYQFASIASTSPYSASELDRFLETRSDSPLIGKGAAFKDAESKHGINALFLLAVAGHESSYGTSAIARDKFNLFGFKATDDDPSGNAATFASFEASVDAAARLFAEKYVTGSYARGPFPGNKQEGINIFYASDPYWGEKVAGTMYLIDRTLGSAYYEQIK, encoded by the coding sequence GTGACGACAAAAAAGAATAAACGCCTCCTCCCCTCACTCCTCATCGTATTGATCGCTGTCCTCGGCTTCCTCTGGCTCGAGCAGCACTCGAGCGGCACATATACGGTCGAGACGTTCCGAGACGGGCAGACCGAGACGCGTCAGTTCGAGTCGCTCGCCGAAGCGAGAGCGTACATGGAGCGCGGCGAGCATCGGGCTTTGATCGGACCGGACGGCGAGGTCATCGACTTCACCGGCGCCGGGATCGCCGTCACCCCGACAGACAGTATCACGTATCTGTTTAAAGACGAGGCCTTGTCCGAGCGTCAGTCATACGTCGCCGGCGGTACGCGGCTAAGGCTACTCGAGCGTGGGCATGATCACTTGCGCGTCAACATCTCAGGTGCGGTCGTGTTCGTGCCGCTCGCGAACATGACGTTGTATCCGGACGCACTCGTGAAGAAACGAGGATTTTATGAAGTGCGTGACGGAGACGTGTACCATACGGTCGAGGCGAATGACAACCTCGCCGGCACGTTCCTCGTCGGCCCGGCGGACGAAGAGAGGTCCGATCGGTTCTATACCGAGAACGTCCGGGACGTGTTCGCTTCACCGTACCAGTTCGCCTCCATCGCCTCGACGTCGCCATACTCGGCCTCGGAGTTGGACCGTTTCCTCGAGACACGGTCGGATTCTCCGCTGATAGGAAAAGGTGCGGCGTTTAAAGACGCCGAGTCGAAGCACGGGATCAACGCGTTATTCCTCCTCGCCGTCGCGGGCCATGAATCCAGTTACGGCACGTCTGCCATCGCCAGAGACAAGTTCAACTTGTTCGGCTTCAAAGCGACCGATGACGACCCGAGCGGAAACGCCGCGACGTTCGCATCTTTTGAGGCGAGCGTTGACGCAGCGGCCCGACTGTTCGCTGAAAAATACGTGACCGGTTCTTATGCGAGAGGTCCTTTTCCAGGCAACAAACAAGAAGGCATCAACATCTTTTATGCGTCGGACCCGTACTGGGGTGAAAAAGTTGCCGGGACGATGTATCTCATCGACCGTACACTCGGCTCAGCATACTACGAACAAATCAAGTGA